A single window of Parabacteroides sp. FAFU027 DNA harbors:
- the asnA gene encoding aspartate--ammonia ligase: MALYFPKNYRPKLAPESMEHAIKLLKDTFQQELSKQLRLRRVTAPLFVLAGTGINDDLNGTERAVGFPIKCMGERRAEVVHSLAKWKRMKLGEHDIAPGFGLYTDMNAIRADEDLDNIHSLYVDQWDWERTIVAEDRNVEFLKDIVVKIYEALKHIEALVYHQFNHITPCLPEEITFIHTEELLALYPHLTPKEREFEAAKKYGAIFVIGIGGQMADGKKHDGRAPDYDDWSTIAENGLPGLNGDIVLWNPVLDNAFEISSMGIRVDKAALLRQLEIEGCLDRTKMTFHKALLEDRIPLSIGGGIGQSRLCMYFLRCAHIGEVQASIWPEEMIAECAANNIFLK; this comes from the coding sequence ATGGCACTCTATTTCCCTAAAAACTATCGGCCGAAACTTGCTCCCGAATCGATGGAGCATGCAATTAAGCTACTGAAAGACACATTCCAACAGGAACTTTCCAAACAACTGCGTTTACGTCGTGTAACTGCTCCATTGTTTGTCCTGGCCGGAACCGGTATCAACGATGACCTGAACGGTACAGAAAGAGCTGTTGGCTTCCCGATTAAATGTATGGGCGAGCGTCGCGCCGAGGTAGTTCACTCTTTGGCCAAATGGAAAAGAATGAAACTGGGCGAGCATGACATTGCTCCCGGATTTGGTCTGTACACCGATATGAATGCAATCCGTGCCGATGAGGACCTGGATAATATCCACTCACTGTATGTGGATCAATGGGACTGGGAACGCACTATCGTAGCGGAAGATCGGAATGTAGAGTTCCTGAAAGATATTGTTGTGAAAATCTATGAGGCGCTGAAGCACATCGAAGCGTTGGTGTATCACCAATTTAATCATATCACTCCTTGCTTGCCTGAGGAAATCACGTTCATTCATACTGAAGAGTTGTTGGCGCTTTACCCGCACCTGACTCCGAAAGAGCGTGAATTTGAGGCGGCTAAGAAATACGGTGCGATATTCGTAATCGGTATTGGTGGCCAAATGGCAGATGGCAAGAAGCATGACGGACGTGCTCCGGATTACGATGACTGGTCAACCATCGCCGAAAACGGACTTCCGGGTCTTAACGGTGACATCGTATTGTGGAACCCTGTTCTGGATAATGCTTTCGAGATTTCTTCCATGGGTATCCGTGTGGACAAAGCTGCATTGCTGCGTCAGTTGGAAATCGAGGGTTGCCTGGACAGAACGAAGATGACGTTCCACAAAGCATTGCTTGAAGACCGCATTCCGCTTTCCATCGGAGGAGGTATCGGACAGTCCCGCCTTTGTATGTATTTCCTACGCTGCGCCCACATCGGTGAGGTTCAGGCGTCCATCTGGCCGGAAGAGATGATTGCAGAGTGTGCTGCGAATAATATTTTCCTGAAATAA
- a CDS encoding LL-diaminopimelate aminotransferase — protein MALVNDNFLKLPGNYLFSDIAKKVNAFKVVHPEANLIRLGIGDVTRPLAPAVINALHSAVDEMGAEETFRGYGPEQGYRFLIDTIIKNDFEPRGVKLDPDEVFISDGAKSDTGNIGDILRHDNRVAVTDPVYPVYVDSNVMGVRAGDLQIDGRWSNIVYIPCTAENNFTPELPEKRVDMIYLCYPNNPTGTVLNKKQLKKWVDYALENEVLILFDAAYEAFIREEDVPHSIYEIKGAKQCAIEFRSFSKTAGFTGLRCGYTVVPKELMGRTPDGQKVSLNGLWNRRQCTKFNGTAYIIQKAAEAVYSPEGKAQVRATIDYYMENAKMIREGLEATGLQIFGGTNAPYIWLKTPQDVTSWKFFDRLLYECHVVGTPGVGFGPSGEGYFRLTAFGSRENTQEAIERIKNWKI, from the coding sequence ATGGCTTTAGTCAACGACAATTTTCTTAAACTTCCCGGAAACTACCTGTTTTCGGATATCGCGAAAAAGGTAAATGCATTCAAGGTGGTTCACCCAGAAGCTAACCTGATTAGACTGGGTATTGGTGACGTGACCCGTCCGCTTGCACCGGCAGTAATTAACGCTCTTCACTCAGCTGTTGATGAAATGGGTGCTGAAGAGACTTTCCGTGGGTACGGTCCTGAGCAAGGATATCGTTTCCTGATTGATACCATCATCAAAAACGATTTCGAGCCACGTGGCGTTAAACTTGATCCGGATGAAGTGTTTATCAGCGACGGCGCTAAAAGTGATACCGGTAACATCGGTGATATCCTTCGTCATGACAACCGTGTAGCGGTTACTGACCCTGTTTACCCTGTTTATGTTGACTCAAACGTAATGGGTGTACGTGCGGGAGACCTTCAGATTGACGGTCGTTGGAGCAATATCGTGTACATCCCTTGTACTGCTGAAAATAACTTTACACCGGAATTGCCGGAGAAACGTGTAGATATGATCTACCTGTGTTATCCAAACAACCCGACCGGTACTGTTTTGAATAAAAAACAGTTGAAAAAATGGGTGGATTACGCATTGGAAAACGAAGTGTTGATTTTGTTTGATGCAGCTTACGAAGCGTTCATCCGCGAAGAAGATGTACCACACTCAATCTACGAAATCAAAGGTGCAAAACAATGTGCTATCGAATTCCGCAGTTTCTCTAAGACAGCAGGATTTACCGGTTTGCGTTGTGGCTACACCGTTGTGCCAAAAGAATTGATGGGTCGTACTCCGGACGGACAAAAAGTATCGTTGAACGGATTGTGGAACCGTCGTCAGTGTACTAAGTTCAACGGTACTGCTTATATTATCCAGAAAGCTGCCGAGGCTGTTTATTCTCCTGAAGGAAAAGCTCAGGTGAGAGCAACCATCGACTATTATATGGAAAATGCGAAAATGATTCGCGAAGGTTTGGAGGCTACCGGTTTGCAGATCTTTGGTGGAACTAATGCGCCTTACATCTGGTTGAAAACGCCGCAAGATGTAACTTCATGGAAATTCTTTGACCGTCTGCTTTACGAATGCCACGTGGTAGGTACTCCGGGTGTTGGTTTCGGACCAAGCGGTGAAGGTTATTTCCGATTGACAGCGTTTGGTAGCCGTGAGAATACACAGGAAGCTATCGAGCGTATAAAAAATTGGAAAATCTAA
- the dapF gene encoding diaminopimelate epimerase, whose product MKFTKMHGAGNDYVYINGFAEKVENPAELAIKVSNRNFGIGSDGLVLILPSATCDFRMSMFNADGSEAEMCGNASRCVGKYVYDFGLTTKTQITLETLAGVKNLKLNVENGEVSSVCVDMGEPILVPANIPVNAEGETAINIPIEVNGVTYKATCISMGNPHAVIFVDDVANFDVHGIGRIIENHPLFPKRTNVEFCQVVSPSVLKMRVWERGSGETLACGTGACATLVAASLNGVSSNEAKLELLGGDLNIEWRKSDNRIYMTGPATKVFSGELY is encoded by the coding sequence ATGAAGTTTACAAAGATGCACGGAGCCGGCAACGACTACGTTTACATAAACGGTTTTGCCGAGAAAGTTGAAAACCCTGCTGAGCTGGCGATTAAAGTGAGTAACCGTAACTTTGGAATCGGTTCTGACGGTTTGGTGTTGATTTTGCCATCTGCTACCTGCGATTTTCGTATGAGTATGTTCAATGCTGACGGTTCTGAAGCCGAGATGTGTGGAAATGCTTCCCGTTGCGTGGGTAAATACGTGTATGACTTCGGATTAACAACCAAAACTCAAATCACCCTCGAGACTCTTGCCGGTGTGAAAAATCTCAAGCTGAACGTAGAGAACGGCGAAGTCTCTTCTGTTTGTGTGGATATGGGCGAGCCAATTCTGGTTCCCGCAAATATTCCGGTAAATGCGGAAGGCGAAACGGCAATCAATATCCCTATCGAAGTAAACGGCGTGACTTACAAAGCGACCTGTATATCGATGGGGAATCCTCACGCAGTGATTTTTGTGGATGATGTGGCGAACTTCGATGTACATGGCATTGGTCGTATCATTGAAAATCACCCGCTGTTTCCGAAACGTACCAATGTTGAGTTTTGTCAGGTAGTATCTCCTTCTGTGCTCAAAATGCGTGTTTGGGAACGTGGTTCAGGTGAAACCCTGGCTTGTGGAACAGGCGCTTGCGCTACTCTGGTGGCTGCTTCGCTTAACGGCGTTTCATCCAATGAGGCAAAACTGGAGCTGCTTGGTGGCGACCTCAATATCGAATGGAGAAAGAGCGACAACCGCATCTACATGACCGGTCCAGCTACGAAAGTTTTCTCCGGTGAACTTTACTAA
- a CDS encoding bifunctional methionine sulfoxide reductase B/A protein codes for MKTSWIYLLILFFLPNCIQSQKKNNIMDKFNKLTPEEEYVIIKKGTERPFTGKYVNFKGKGLYLCRQCNAPLYRSSDKFESECGWPSFDDEIPGAVKRIPDADGQRTEIVCAHCGGHLGHVFLGEGFTPKNTRHCVNSVSLDFAPADTAYFASGCFWGTEYYFERAKGVITTDVGYMGGHLKHPTYKEVCTGTTGHVETTQVVFDTRKTTYEEMVKLFFETHDFTQVDGQGPDIGPQYHSVLFYENEQQHALAEKYMQILRQKGYHVATKLAPASQFWRAEEYHQNYYTHKNGTPYCHIYRKIF; via the coding sequence ATGAAGACAAGTTGGATATATCTGCTAATACTCTTTTTTCTGCCCAATTGTATTCAGTCACAGAAAAAGAACAACATCATGGATAAGTTTAATAAACTGACTCCCGAGGAGGAGTATGTCATTATCAAAAAGGGAACGGAACGTCCTTTTACGGGCAAGTACGTGAATTTTAAAGGGAAAGGTCTCTATCTCTGTCGTCAGTGTAATGCGCCGCTATACCGCTCTTCCGATAAATTTGAATCGGAATGTGGCTGGCCTTCGTTTGATGATGAGATTCCCGGAGCGGTGAAGCGCATCCCGGACGCTGACGGACAACGTACCGAGATTGTCTGTGCACATTGCGGCGGTCACCTGGGACATGTTTTTCTGGGCGAAGGATTTACTCCGAAAAATACCCGCCATTGTGTGAATTCTGTTTCGTTGGATTTTGCTCCTGCCGATACAGCCTATTTTGCTTCCGGTTGTTTCTGGGGAACGGAATATTACTTTGAACGAGCCAAAGGGGTGATTACCACTGATGTCGGATATATGGGAGGTCATTTGAAACACCCGACCTACAAGGAGGTATGTACGGGAACAACCGGTCATGTGGAGACCACTCAGGTGGTGTTCGATACCCGTAAAACCACTTATGAAGAGATGGTGAAGCTCTTTTTTGAAACGCACGATTTTACACAGGTTGATGGCCAGGGACCCGATATCGGACCGCAATATCACTCCGTGCTTTTTTATGAAAACGAACAGCAACATGCTCTTGCAGAGAAGTATATGCAGATTTTGAGGCAAAAAGGTTATCACGTTGCCACAAAGCTGGCACCGGCTTCCCAATTCTGGCGGGCTGAAGAGTATCACCAGAATTATTACACTCACAAAAACGGTACTCCTTACTGCCATATTTACCGGAAAATATTCTGA
- the proC gene encoding pyrroline-5-carboxylate reductase: MQIAIIGGGNMGGAIARGLTQGTLVKAENITVSDLNQQALDSLKAFNEKINTTSDSKKAINDADIIVVALKPWLMESVLEQLKGEIDYEKQIIVSIAAGITFDQLNEFLKKDDCYDPILFRVIPNTAISILESMTIMASCNATDEQEALIKSIFDELGKSIIVDEKMMSAGTALASCGTAYALRYVRAAMEGGVEMGFYPEAAKEIVAQTVKGAVELLLANGSHPEVEIDKVTTPGGITIKGLNEMEHAGFTSAVIRGLKASRV, encoded by the coding sequence ATGCAAATAGCTATTATCGGAGGAGGAAACATGGGCGGAGCCATTGCCCGGGGCCTCACACAGGGAACATTGGTCAAAGCGGAAAACATCACCGTATCAGACCTCAACCAGCAAGCGCTGGATTCACTCAAAGCATTCAACGAAAAAATCAACACCACATCCGACAGCAAAAAAGCCATCAATGATGCTGATATCATTGTCGTAGCGCTGAAACCATGGCTGATGGAATCGGTGCTGGAACAGTTGAAAGGTGAAATCGACTACGAAAAACAGATCATTGTATCTATCGCTGCGGGAATCACCTTCGACCAGTTGAATGAATTCCTCAAAAAAGACGATTGTTACGATCCGATCCTATTTCGCGTGATCCCGAATACCGCTATCTCGATCCTGGAAAGCATGACCATCATGGCGTCATGCAACGCAACCGATGAACAAGAGGCTTTGATCAAATCCATCTTTGACGAATTGGGTAAATCCATCATCGTGGATGAAAAGATGATGAGTGCAGGTACAGCCCTTGCCTCTTGCGGAACTGCTTATGCACTTCGCTATGTACGTGCCGCAATGGAAGGTGGCGTGGAGATGGGATTCTACCCCGAAGCCGCAAAAGAAATTGTTGCACAGACTGTTAAAGGCGCGGTAGAATTACTGTTAGCCAACGGCTCTCACCCGGAAGTGGAGATCGATAAAGTAACCACTCCGGGAGGCATCACCATCAAGGGATTAAACGAAATGGAGCATGCCGGCTTTACCTCTGCGGTTATCCGTGGATTGAAAGCCAGCCGGGTATAA
- the pgeF gene encoding peptidoglycan editing factor PgeF: MMKHSPELLRFPSLEKYTGLTHFVTTRHGGVSTGNYDSFSLGLFSGDNPDSVAQNRTILCNAIGISSDKLFIPYQTHSDLIGVIDGDFISQNENQQVQLLNGVDALITDQTDICIGVTTADCVPVLIYDPVKKVAGLAHAGWRGTVARIAGKTVRKMNVKFGCNPKDLVAAIGPSIGPDAFEVGADVADEFRRNGFAQTILSSNHKQHIDLWKANQQDLLEAGLQPHQIEIAGICTFTEHERFFSARRLGVKSGRLVTGIIIR; this comes from the coding sequence ATGATGAAGCATAGTCCCGAACTGCTTCGTTTTCCTTCTCTTGAAAAATATACCGGATTGACCCACTTCGTGACCACGCGTCACGGAGGGGTGAGTACCGGAAACTATGACTCCTTTAGTCTCGGACTCTTCTCCGGGGACAATCCCGATTCCGTTGCCCAAAATCGCACAATCCTTTGCAATGCCATTGGCATTTCTTCCGATAAACTTTTTATTCCTTACCAAACTCACAGTGACCTGATTGGTGTCATTGACGGGGATTTCATTTCCCAAAATGAGAACCAACAAGTTCAACTACTCAATGGCGTGGATGCTCTCATCACTGATCAGACTGACATCTGCATTGGGGTGACGACAGCCGATTGTGTACCCGTATTGATTTATGATCCTGTAAAAAAGGTAGCCGGATTGGCTCATGCCGGATGGCGGGGGACAGTGGCCCGCATTGCCGGTAAAACAGTCCGTAAGATGAATGTGAAATTCGGCTGTAATCCGAAGGATTTGGTAGCCGCGATTGGCCCTTCTATCGGTCCCGATGCCTTTGAAGTGGGGGCAGATGTGGCAGATGAATTCCGCCGGAACGGATTTGCCCAGACCATTCTTTCCAGTAACCACAAACAGCATATCGACCTCTGGAAAGCAAATCAGCAGGATTTGCTGGAAGCCGGACTGCAACCGCATCAAATAGAGATTGCCGGTATCTGCACCTTTACCGAACATGAACGCTTCTTTTCTGCCCGCAGATTGGGGGTGAAATCAGGGCGATTGGTGACGGGAATCATAATCCGGTAA
- the obgE gene encoding GTPase ObgE, producing the protein MDSNFVDYVKIYCRSGKGGRGSTHLHREKFVAKGGPDGGDGGRGGHVILRANRNYWTLIHLKYQRHVFAGHGESGAGDRCTGKDGEDRVIEVPCGTVVYDADTGEFICDVMDDGQEVVLLKGGRGGQGNWHFRTATNQTPRFSQPGEPAIERAVILELKLLADVGLVGFPNAGKSTLLSVVSAAKPKIADYAFTTLVPNLGIVSYRDNRSFVMADIPGIIEGASEGKGLGLRFLRHIERNSVLLFMVPADAKDIHEEYRILLRELQNYNPELMDKQRLLAITKSDMLDEELIAEMRKDLPEIPVVFISSVIGTGIQELKDMVWKELNTEAPKAVTHRNLEIRKREVELDDEDADWDEFDDDDEFEQDYDELDWDDEA; encoded by the coding sequence ATGGATTCAAATTTTGTCGATTACGTAAAAATCTATTGTCGTTCAGGAAAAGGAGGAAGAGGCTCTACCCACCTGCACCGTGAGAAATTCGTAGCCAAGGGTGGCCCCGATGGCGGTGATGGCGGTCGTGGCGGTCACGTGATTTTGCGGGCGAACCGCAATTACTGGACTCTGATTCACCTGAAATATCAGCGACACGTGTTTGCCGGACATGGAGAATCGGGTGCAGGAGACCGTTGTACCGGAAAGGACGGAGAGGATAGAGTAATCGAAGTGCCATGCGGAACTGTGGTTTACGATGCCGATACCGGTGAGTTTATCTGTGACGTTATGGATGACGGTCAGGAGGTAGTCTTACTGAAAGGTGGTCGCGGTGGTCAGGGTAACTGGCACTTCCGTACGGCAACCAACCAAACACCGCGTTTCTCGCAGCCGGGTGAGCCTGCTATCGAACGTGCCGTTATTCTGGAATTGAAGTTGCTGGCCGACGTTGGTTTGGTCGGATTCCCGAATGCCGGTAAGTCCACACTGCTATCTGTTGTGTCTGCGGCTAAACCAAAGATTGCGGATTACGCTTTTACCACACTGGTGCCTAACCTGGGAATCGTTTCATACCGTGACAACCGATCGTTTGTGATGGCTGATATTCCGGGTATTATCGAAGGCGCTTCAGAAGGAAAAGGTCTAGGATTACGTTTTCTTCGCCACATCGAGCGTAACTCTGTGTTGCTCTTTATGGTGCCTGCTGATGCCAAAGATATTCACGAAGAGTACCGCATTTTGCTTCGCGAATTGCAGAATTACAATCCGGAATTGATGGATAAGCAACGTCTGCTGGCGATTACCAAATCGGATATGCTTGATGAGGAGCTGATTGCCGAGATGAGAAAAGATTTGCCTGAAATTCCTGTTGTATTTATTTCATCGGTTATCGGAACCGGAATCCAGGAGCTGAAAGACATGGTCTGGAAAGAACTTAATACTGAAGCTCCTAAAGCAGTTACTCACCGTAATCTTGAAATCAGAAAACGCGAAGTAGAGTTAGATGATGAGGATGCCGATTGGGATGAGTTTGATGACGATGATGAATTTGAACAAGACTATGATGAACTCGACTGGGATGATGAAGCATAG
- a CDS encoding adenylate kinase, which translates to MLNIVIFGAPGSGKGTQSDLLKEKYSLFHISTGDVLRAEIKNQTELGKTAEGYISKGQLVPDALIIDMLAGVLDSNKDSKGVIFDGFPRTLPQAVALKEMLNARGTDVSAVVALEVEEAELIDRLLKRGQISGRSDDNFETIKSRLDVYNNQTSPLINHYKEEGKYKGIHGMGSIDDIFGRISDVIEAI; encoded by the coding sequence ATGTTGAATATTGTAATTTTTGGAGCTCCGGGTTCTGGTAAAGGTACTCAGAGTGACTTGTTGAAAGAGAAGTACAGTTTGTTCCACATCTCAACCGGAGATGTTTTAAGAGCTGAAATCAAAAATCAAACCGAACTGGGTAAAACAGCAGAAGGCTATATCTCAAAAGGTCAACTCGTGCCGGATGCTTTGATTATCGATATGTTGGCCGGTGTATTGGACAGCAACAAAGATTCTAAAGGTGTTATCTTCGACGGATTCCCACGCACATTGCCACAGGCAGTTGCATTGAAAGAGATGTTGAACGCTCGCGGAACGGATGTTTCTGCAGTTGTTGCATTGGAAGTTGAGGAAGCAGAGCTGATCGATCGTCTGTTGAAACGCGGACAAATCTCAGGTCGTTCTGACGATAACTTCGAAACAATCAAAAGCCGTCTGGACGTTTACAACAACCAGACTTCTCCGCTGATCAACCACTACAAAGAAGAAGGCAAATACAAAGGCATCCACGGAATGGGATCAATCGACGATATCTTCGGTCGTATCTCTGACGTGATTGAAGCTATCTAA
- the hpt gene encoding hypoxanthine phosphoribosyltransferase, with protein sequence MSTIQVKDKTFTTYLSSEKIQSRIAELAETINRDYAGKKPLLLCVLNGAFMFAADLMKRLTIECEISFVRVKSYEGTQSTGEVKELLGLTEEIANRDVILVEDIVDTGHTLSLLLKDLQSRKPASLRTAILLHKPESVKVPLTLDYVAFKIPNDFIVGYGLDYDGFGRNLNDIYVIC encoded by the coding sequence ATGAGCACTATTCAGGTCAAAGACAAAACCTTCACGACTTATCTAAGCAGTGAAAAGATACAAAGCCGTATTGCAGAACTGGCTGAGACGATCAATCGCGACTATGCCGGTAAAAAGCCACTGTTGCTTTGCGTGCTCAACGGTGCTTTTATGTTTGCAGCTGACTTGATGAAGCGCCTGACCATCGAATGCGAGATTTCATTTGTACGGGTAAAATCCTACGAAGGAACGCAATCGACCGGTGAAGTAAAAGAGTTGCTCGGCCTGACCGAAGAGATTGCAAACCGTGACGTGATTCTGGTTGAAGATATTGTGGATACGGGACACACGCTCTCGTTACTGCTAAAGGATTTGCAATCTCGAAAACCGGCTTCGTTGCGGACTGCGATTCTACTACATAAACCGGAATCGGTAAAAGTCCCTTTGACGCTCGATTATGTGGCTTTTAAAATTCCCAACGATTTTATCGTAGGCTACGGGCTTGATTACGATGGATTTGGCCGCAATCTGAATGACATTTATGTAATTTGTTAA
- a CDS encoding NAD(P)H-hydrate dehydratase: MKFFSTNIIRQLDQYTIEHEPISSLDLMERAAQALFHEFTTRFSRDKEVFIFAGQGNNGGDAMALARLLLHAGYEVVTYLFNPASTNKALTPECEANRDLLFAEFPETIYEIRSEFEKPVITDNSILVDGLFGSGLNRPLEGGFAAVVNFINNSKGYVVSIDIPSGMAGEENIQADEPVIVKANLTLSLQFPKLAFFLSENQAYVGEWKVLDIQLHPEAIEQTPSNLFFQELEDVKPLLKKREKFAHKGRYGHVLLVSGRYGMAGAAVLAAKAALRSGAGLLTVQSAAHNCPVLQTAVPEAIFLADKSNELVTEVSIPDNFDVVAVGPGISTRSDVSLMLRKLLSECQKPMVIDADALNIIANQKELLQQIPANSILTPHVKEFERIFGQSKYSYDRIAKAQNAARQMNVTIILKGAYTLIATPDRNLIFNSTGNPGMATAGSGDVLTGILTALLAQGYKAEEAARLGVYLHGLAGDLALDEQSEESLIAGDIIAALGRAFKTLK, translated from the coding sequence ATGAAATTCTTTTCAACCAATATTATTCGTCAACTCGACCAATACACCATCGAACACGAACCCATTTCATCCCTTGACCTGATGGAACGTGCAGCTCAAGCGCTTTTCCATGAATTCACCACCCGTTTTTCCAGGGATAAGGAGGTCTTTATCTTTGCCGGACAGGGAAATAACGGGGGCGATGCGATGGCATTAGCCCGCTTGCTGCTTCATGCAGGCTATGAAGTGGTAACCTATCTGTTCAATCCGGCCAGCACAAACAAAGCGCTGACTCCGGAATGTGAAGCCAACCGGGACCTCCTCTTCGCTGAATTCCCGGAGACCATTTACGAAATCCGCAGCGAATTTGAAAAACCGGTAATCACAGACAACAGCATTCTCGTGGACGGACTATTCGGTTCGGGACTGAATCGTCCGCTGGAAGGTGGATTTGCGGCTGTCGTCAACTTTATCAACAACTCAAAAGGTTACGTAGTCTCGATCGATATTCCTTCCGGAATGGCCGGTGAGGAGAATATCCAGGCTGATGAGCCGGTTATTGTAAAAGCAAACCTCACACTGAGCCTTCAGTTTCCCAAACTGGCCTTTTTCCTGAGTGAAAATCAGGCTTATGTAGGTGAATGGAAAGTGCTTGACATCCAGCTTCATCCCGAAGCCATTGAGCAAACGCCAAGTAACCTCTTCTTTCAGGAGCTCGAAGATGTAAAACCGTTGTTGAAAAAACGGGAGAAATTCGCCCATAAGGGAAGATACGGACATGTACTTCTGGTATCGGGTCGTTACGGTATGGCCGGTGCAGCCGTTCTGGCAGCGAAAGCGGCATTACGTTCAGGTGCCGGATTGTTGACTGTACAAAGCGCCGCCCACAACTGCCCGGTATTGCAAACGGCTGTCCCCGAAGCTATTTTCCTCGCAGATAAATCGAATGAACTGGTTACCGAAGTTTCCATCCCGGATAATTTCGATGTGGTAGCTGTCGGACCGGGCATTTCTACCCGCAGTGACGTCTCACTGATGTTGCGCAAACTGCTCAGCGAGTGCCAGAAACCGATGGTTATCGATGCCGATGCCCTCAACATCATTGCCAACCAGAAAGAGTTATTGCAGCAAATTCCGGCAAACAGCATCCTCACGCCTCACGTGAAGGAGTTTGAACGTATCTTCGGCCAAAGTAAATATTCTTACGACCGCATTGCCAAAGCCCAAAATGCTGCCCGTCAAATGAATGTGACTATCATTCTCAAAGGAGCTTACACGCTTATTGCGACTCCTGACCGCAACCTGATTTTCAACAGCACCGGTAATCCGGGCATGGCAACGGCAGGTTCGGGAGATGTACTTACCGGCATCCTTACCGCTTTGCTCGCTCAAGGCTACAAAGCCGAAGAGGCTGCCCGCCTGGGTGTTTACCTGCATGGCCTGGCCGGTGACCTGGCATTAGACGAACAGTCGGAAGAGTCATTGATTGCCGGAGATATCATTGCTGCGCTGGGCAGAGCTTTTAAGACGTTGAAATAA
- a CDS encoding NifB/NifX family molybdenum-iron cluster-binding protein, protein MKIMIPVVDNSAHKLTIADGFNTSSHVCLYDIEKNHLDWMEASQVIRLTGNIAKEFANQDICGVITNHIKFMALGLFNDNGLKVYKSRGTELERNLDLFRNRKLEPFTIHDALTDSGCGTSCNSCSSTACKN, encoded by the coding sequence ATGAAAATCATGATTCCGGTGGTTGACAATTCAGCCCACAAACTGACCATCGCCGATGGCTTTAACACCTCAAGTCACGTTTGCCTTTATGACATTGAGAAAAATCATCTCGACTGGATGGAAGCCAGTCAGGTTATCCGACTGACCGGCAATATTGCAAAAGAATTTGCAAATCAGGACATCTGCGGTGTGATTACCAACCATATCAAGTTTATGGCTCTCGGGCTGTTCAACGACAATGGCCTGAAGGTTTACAAATCCAGGGGAACCGAACTGGAGCGCAACCTCGACCTGTTCCGCAACCGTAAACTGGAACCGTTTACCATCCACGACGCACTGACAGACAGCGGTTGTGGCACATCCTGTAACAGTTGCTCGTCTACCGCTTGCAAAAACTAA